Proteins from a genomic interval of Cheilinus undulatus linkage group 15, ASM1832078v1, whole genome shotgun sequence:
- the ralba gene encoding ras-related protein Ral-B, with product MATSKSKNQSSLALHKVIMVGSGGVGKSALTLQFMYDEFVEDYEPTKADSYRKKVVLDGEEVQIDILDTAGQEDYAAIRDNYFRSGEGFLLVFSITEHESFTATVEFREQILRVKAEEDKIPLLLVGNKSDLEERRQVSVDEARGKAEEWGVQYVETSAKTRANVDKVFFDLMREVRGKKMSENKDKNGKGKNKKNKKSFKERCCLL from the exons ATGGCTaccagtaaaagtaaaaaccaGAGCTCTCTGGCTCTGCATAAGGTGATAATGGTGGGAAGTGGAGGTGTAGGGAAGTCTGCTCTCACACTGCAGTTCATGTATGATGAG TTTGTGGAAGACTACGAGCCGACCAAAGCCGACAGCTACAGAAAGAAGGTAGTGCTGGATGGGGAGGAGGTCCAGATAGATATTCTGGATACAGCTGGACAGGAGGACTATGCTGCCATCAGGGACAACTATTTTCGAAGTGGCGAGGGCTTCTTGTTGGTCTTCTCTATAACAGAGCATGAGTCCTTTACTGCCACTGTGGAATTCAG GGAGCAGATCTTGCGGGTCAAGGCAGAAGAAGACAAGATCCCTCTCCTGCTGGTAGGGAACAAGTCGGACCTGGAGGAGCGGAGGCAGGTGTCTGTTGACGAGGCCCGAGGAAAGGCAGAGGAGTGGGGTGTCCAGTATGTGGAGACATCAGCCAAAACCAGAGCCAATGTAGACAAG gTATTTTTTGATCTGATGCGGGAAGTACGAGGcaagaaaatgtctgaaaacaaaGATAAGAATGGAAAaggaaagaacaaaaaaaataagaagagCTTCAAGGAAAGATGCTGTTTACTTTGA